In Candidatus Reconcilbacillus cellulovorans, the following proteins share a genomic window:
- a CDS encoding 50S ribosomal protein L11: MAKKVIKIVKLQLPAGKATPAPPVGPALGQAGVNIMAFCKEFNARTADQAGLIIPVEITVYEDRSFTFVLKTPPASVLLLKAVGLEKGSSEPNKKRIATIKRDKIRQIAEQKMPDLNAASIEAAMRMVEGTARSMGIAVED; encoded by the coding sequence GTGGCCAAAAAAGTGATCAAAATCGTGAAGTTGCAGCTGCCGGCAGGCAAGGCGACGCCGGCGCCTCCGGTCGGTCCCGCTCTCGGCCAGGCGGGCGTCAACATCATGGCGTTCTGCAAGGAGTTCAATGCGCGGACCGCTGATCAGGCCGGGTTGATCATTCCGGTGGAGATCACCGTGTACGAAGACCGGTCGTTCACGTTCGTGCTGAAAACGCCGCCGGCGTCCGTCCTGTTGCTCAAAGCGGTCGGGCTTGAAAAAGGCTCGAGCGAGCCGAACAAGAAGCGGATCGCCACGATTAAGCGCGACAAAATCCGGCAAATCGCCGAACAGAAAATGCCGGACTTAAACGCCGCCAGCATCGAGGCCGCGATGCGCATGGTCGAAGGCACCGCCCGGAGCATGGGCATCGCCGTCGAAGACTGA
- a CDS encoding preprotein translocase subunit SecE, with product MALLGKIRQSFQSVLEYFSDSFRELKKVKWPNRKEMVGYTTVVLTTVAFIAVYFWILDSIISFVLRFVLE from the coding sequence GTGGCTTTGTTGGGAAAAATAAGACAAAGCTTTCAATCGGTTTTGGAGTACTTTTCGGACAGCTTCCGCGAGCTGAAAAAAGTCAAATGGCCAAACCGCAAGGAAATGGTCGGATATACGACCGTCGTATTGACGACGGTGGCGTTCATCGCCGTTTACTTCTGGATTCTCGATTCGATCATTTCGTTCGTTTTGCGGTTTGTTCTCGAGTAG
- a CDS encoding 16S rRNA methyltransferase, producing MGEHYFTRNPTAKSDVRFLTTNVRGLTLAFRTDAGVFSRSGLDFGTRLLIECMHIPAHARVLDVGCGYGPIGIAAAKLEPTARVTMIDVNERAVALAAFNASQNGVPGIRVLAGDGFAPVLGEAFDVILTNPPVRAGKAVVYRLFEQAARHLAPGGAFWVVMRKQQGALSAFEKLKELFPDADVVNRRKGYYVFRASGRA from the coding sequence TTGGGCGAACATTATTTTACTCGAAACCCAACGGCAAAAAGCGACGTTCGTTTCCTCACCACCAACGTCCGAGGCCTGACGCTGGCGTTCCGGACGGACGCCGGCGTTTTTTCCCGCAGCGGCTTGGATTTCGGCACGCGTTTGCTGATCGAGTGCATGCACATTCCGGCGCATGCCCGCGTCTTGGACGTCGGGTGCGGTTACGGGCCGATCGGCATCGCCGCGGCGAAGCTCGAGCCGACCGCGCGGGTGACGATGATCGACGTTAATGAACGCGCGGTCGCGCTGGCGGCGTTCAATGCGTCGCAAAACGGCGTTCCGGGTATCCGAGTGCTCGCGGGTGACGGATTTGCGCCCGTATTGGGCGAGGCGTTCGATGTCATTCTGACAAACCCGCCGGTCAGGGCGGGAAAAGCCGTCGTTTATCGCTTGTTCGAGCAGGCGGCCCGGCATCTTGCGCCCGGCGGAGCGTTTTGGGTCGTCATGCGCAAGCAGCAGGGCGCGCTTTCAGCGTTTGAAAAACTGAAGGAGCTGTTTCCGGACGCGGACGTCGTGAACCGGCGCAAAGGTTATTACGTTTTCAGGGCTTCAGGGCGCGCATGA
- a CDS encoding 50S ribosomal protein L10, producing MANPKIIAEKERIVSEVAAKLKDYACAVLTDYRGLNVAQVTELRKKLREAGVEFKVLKNTLVRRAAVQTNLQGLEDVLVGPTAVAFSKNDPVACAKVLAEFAKTNENLKVKAGVLEGRIVGPDEIKTLAELPSREGLLSMLLSVLQAPIRNFALAVKAVAEQKQGGAQAS from the coding sequence GTGGCGAATCCGAAGATCATCGCGGAGAAAGAGCGCATCGTTTCCGAAGTGGCCGCGAAGCTGAAAGACTACGCCTGCGCGGTGCTGACCGACTACCGAGGCCTCAACGTCGCGCAGGTGACGGAACTGCGCAAAAAGCTGCGGGAAGCCGGCGTCGAGTTCAAAGTCCTGAAAAACACGCTCGTCCGTCGGGCGGCCGTCCAGACGAACCTGCAGGGGCTGGAAGACGTTCTCGTCGGCCCCACGGCCGTCGCGTTCAGCAAGAACGATCCGGTCGCCTGCGCGAAAGTGCTGGCGGAGTTCGCGAAAACGAACGAAAACCTGAAAGTGAAGGCCGGCGTTCTGGAAGGGCGGATCGTCGGGCCGGACGAAATCAAGACGCTGGCCGAACTGCCTTCGCGCGAAGGATTGCTTTCCATGCTGCTCAGCGTTCTGCAGGCGCCGATCCGCAATTTCGCGCTCGCCGTCAAGGCGGTCGCCGAGCAGAAGCAAGGCGGCGCCCAGGCGTCGTGA
- a CDS encoding RNA polymerase factor sigma-70, with the protein MSVDLNDVQMRAYELMTDEEIVESVRNGDSLALEYLINKYRNFVKAKARAYFLVGADREDIVQEGMIGLYKSIRDFRSDKFSSFRAFAELCITRQIITAIKTATRQKHIPLNSYVSLDKPIYDEDSERTLLDILCGTRVSDPEEMIINREEFDGLEDKMGELLSDLERKVLMLYLDGRSYQEIAVDLDRHVKSIDNALQRVKRKLERLLEVRE; encoded by the coding sequence GTGAGCGTCGACCTCAACGATGTCCAGATGCGCGCGTACGAGCTGATGACGGACGAGGAGATCGTCGAATCCGTCCGCAACGGCGACAGCTTGGCTCTGGAGTATCTCATCAACAAGTATCGCAATTTCGTCAAAGCGAAAGCGAGAGCCTATTTTCTCGTCGGCGCCGACCGCGAAGACATCGTTCAGGAAGGCATGATCGGCCTTTACAAGTCGATCCGCGATTTTCGGAGCGACAAGTTTTCGTCGTTCCGTGCGTTCGCGGAGCTGTGCATCACCCGGCAGATCATCACCGCCATCAAGACGGCCACCCGCCAAAAGCACATCCCGCTCAATTCCTACGTCTCGCTGGACAAGCCCATCTACGACGAGGATTCGGAGCGGACGCTGCTCGACATCCTTTGCGGCACGCGGGTCAGCGACCCTGAGGAAATGATCATCAACCGCGAGGAATTCGACGGTCTGGAAGATAAAATGGGAGAGCTCTTAAGCGACCTCGAGCGGAAAGTGCTCATGCTTTACCTGGACGGCCGTTCGTATCAGGAGATTGCCGTCGATCTCGATCGGCACGTCAAATCGATCGACAACGCGTTGCAGCGCGTCAAGCGCAAGCTCGAGCGGTTGCTGGAAGTGCGGGAATAA
- a CDS encoding 50S ribosomal protein L1 translates to MPKHGKKYTEAAKLIDRQAAYEPREAIELVKKTATAKFDETVEVAIRLGVDPKKQDQAVRGVVVLPHGTGKTRRVLVFAKGDKAKEAQQAGADYVGDTDLIQKIQQGWFDFDVCVATPDMMSEVGKLGRLLGGKGLMPNPKAGTVTFDVANAVKEIKAGKIEFRTDRAGQIHAAIGKVSFDTDKLLENLRALVEAVVRAKPAAAKGVYLRKISLSSTMGPGVRVDTAVFR, encoded by the coding sequence ATGCCCAAACACGGTAAAAAGTACACGGAAGCCGCTAAGCTGATCGACCGGCAGGCGGCTTATGAGCCGCGTGAAGCAATCGAACTCGTGAAAAAAACCGCGACGGCCAAGTTCGATGAAACCGTCGAAGTCGCGATCCGGCTGGGCGTCGATCCGAAAAAGCAGGATCAGGCCGTCCGCGGTGTGGTCGTGTTGCCGCACGGCACCGGCAAAACGAGACGCGTGCTCGTTTTCGCCAAAGGCGATAAGGCGAAAGAAGCGCAGCAGGCCGGCGCCGACTACGTCGGCGACACCGATTTGATTCAGAAAATCCAGCAGGGCTGGTTCGACTTCGACGTCTGCGTCGCGACGCCGGACATGATGAGCGAGGTCGGCAAACTCGGCCGTTTGCTCGGCGGTAAAGGCCTTATGCCGAATCCGAAGGCGGGGACGGTGACGTTCGACGTCGCCAACGCCGTAAAGGAGATCAAGGCGGGGAAAATCGAGTTCCGTACCGACCGCGCGGGGCAGATTCACGCCGCGATCGGCAAAGTTTCGTTCGATACCGATAAACTGCTTGAAAACCTGCGGGCGCTCGTCGAGGCCGTCGTCCGGGCGAAGCCGGCTGCGGCGAAGGGCGTATATCTTCGCAAAATTTCGCTGTCGTCAACGATGGGACCGGGCGTTCGCGTCGATACCGCCGTTTTCCGTTGA
- a CDS encoding 23S rRNA (guanosine(2251)-2'-O)-methyltransferase RlmB: MTASEGGLEHDYIAGRRAVAEALRAGRPIHKLFVAAGARDNIRELSEEARRLGIPVQIVDRRKLDDLVPDVSHQGVVAQAASGRYWELDELLGGAASDGQPPFFVLLDGIEDPRNLGAILRTAECAGVHGVIVPKRRSAGLTAAVAKTSAGAVEHVRVARVSNVVQAIRRLRERGIWVVGADLSGDRYIYDVDLTIPVAIVVGNENAGIGRLVRESCDWLVRIPLFGSVASLNASVAAGVLLYEVVRQRRFSKNA, from the coding sequence ATGACGGCGTCGGAAGGCGGGCTCGAACACGATTATATCGCGGGAAGGCGGGCTGTCGCCGAGGCGCTGCGCGCCGGGCGGCCGATCCATAAACTGTTTGTGGCAGCGGGCGCACGCGACAACATTCGCGAGCTTTCGGAGGAAGCCCGGCGCCTCGGCATCCCGGTACAGATCGTCGACCGCCGCAAGCTGGACGATCTTGTTCCGGACGTTTCACATCAGGGCGTCGTCGCCCAAGCGGCGTCTGGGCGTTATTGGGAGCTGGACGAGCTGCTCGGCGGTGCGGCGTCGGACGGGCAGCCGCCGTTTTTCGTGCTGCTGGACGGGATCGAGGATCCGCGCAATCTCGGTGCGATCTTGCGGACCGCCGAATGCGCCGGCGTTCACGGCGTCATTGTACCGAAACGCCGTTCGGCCGGCCTGACCGCGGCGGTCGCCAAAACGTCTGCAGGCGCCGTCGAGCACGTCCGCGTCGCGCGGGTTTCGAACGTCGTCCAGGCGATTCGTAGGCTTCGCGAGCGCGGCATCTGGGTCGTCGGCGCCGATCTTTCCGGCGACCGATACATTTACGACGTCGACCTGACGATACCTGTCGCCATTGTCGTCGGAAACGAAAACGCGGGCATCGGGCGGCTGGTGCGGGAATCATGCGACTGGCTCGTCCGCATTCCTCTTTTCGGTTCCGTGGCGTCGCTCAACGCGTCCGTAGCAGCAGGCGTTTTGCTTTACGAGGTCGTCCGCCAGCGTCGGTTTTCTAAAAACGCCTAA
- a CDS encoding serine O-acetyltransferase: MKRIWETLRSDIDAVFQNDPAAKNVLEVVLTYSGLHAIWAHRVAHWFYRRRMFTVARFISQASRFFTGIEIHPGAKIGRRLFIDHGMGVVIGETCEIGDDVVLYQGVTLGGTGKEKGKRHPTIGNHVVIGAGAKVLGSFKVGDYSKIGANAVVVSEVPPHSTVVGVPGRVVRQNGVSVNRLDHDKLPDPVVDLFRKMQEEIDELRREVEALKRAKECAEQDGAVRTNPHL; the protein is encoded by the coding sequence ATCAAACGGATTTGGGAAACGTTGCGATCGGACATCGATGCGGTATTCCAGAATGATCCCGCCGCCAAAAACGTACTGGAAGTCGTGTTGACCTACTCCGGCCTGCATGCGATCTGGGCGCATCGGGTGGCACATTGGTTTTACCGACGGCGCATGTTCACAGTGGCGCGTTTCATTTCCCAGGCGAGCCGTTTTTTCACCGGCATCGAGATTCATCCCGGGGCGAAAATCGGCCGTCGCCTGTTCATCGACCATGGCATGGGCGTCGTCATCGGAGAGACATGCGAGATCGGCGACGACGTCGTGCTGTATCAAGGCGTGACGCTTGGCGGTACCGGGAAAGAAAAGGGCAAACGCCACCCGACGATCGGCAACCACGTCGTCATTGGCGCCGGTGCGAAAGTGCTCGGTTCGTTCAAGGTCGGCGACTACAGCAAGATCGGCGCGAACGCCGTCGTCGTTTCTGAAGTGCCGCCGCATAGCACAGTCGTCGGCGTGCCCGGCCGGGTCGTCCGGCAAAACGGTGTCAGCGTCAACCGGCTCGATCATGACAAGCTGCCGGATCCAGTCGTCGACCTGTTCCGCAAAATGCAGGAAGAAATCGACGAACTTCGCCGCGAAGTCGAGGCGCTCAAACGCGCGAAGGAGTGTGCCGAACAGGATGGAGCCGTCCGGACAAATCCGCATTTATAA
- a CDS encoding glutamate--tRNA ligase codes for MADVVRVRYAPSPTGHLHIGGARTALFNYLFARKHGGRFVVRFEDTDQTRHVESGIASQLEGLRWLGLDWDESVDVGGPFGPYRQSERLPLYRPFVERLLEQGRAYHCYCTEEELERQRAERERKGASAGYSGRCRLLSPQEVEAFRAEGRRPSIRFRVPEGRIVAFEDRIRGRVEFSSDDIGDFVIVRADGMPTYNFAVVLDDHLMGITHVIRGEEHLSNTPRQLLLYEAFGWTPPEFAHLPLILNPDRKKMSKRDESVVQFVEQYRELGYLPEALLNFIALLGWSPKDTQELLSREELTERFGLEGVQKSPAVFDTDKLNWMNGHYIRSADAERLTEMAMEQLRKAGRMPADPSPGQREWVAGLVALYRDQLRYMAEIVPLSDIFFADRVERFDDEAVQALAEPSARTALGAFRDVVVQTPAAPGWTEDAVKAMFREAQRLSGLKGRMLYMPVRAALTGSAHGPDLAGVVRLLGRDTVLSRLGDALARLP; via the coding sequence ATGGCTGACGTCGTGCGCGTCCGTTATGCACCGAGCCCGACCGGACATCTGCACATCGGCGGCGCACGCACGGCGCTGTTCAACTATTTGTTCGCCCGCAAGCACGGCGGCCGGTTCGTCGTCCGGTTCGAGGACACGGACCAGACGAGGCATGTCGAATCCGGCATCGCCAGCCAGCTTGAAGGTTTGCGCTGGCTGGGCCTCGACTGGGACGAGAGCGTCGATGTCGGCGGACCGTTCGGCCCGTATCGGCAGTCCGAGCGGCTTCCGCTTTACCGGCCGTTCGTCGAACGTCTCCTGGAGCAGGGGCGGGCCTACCATTGTTATTGCACGGAAGAGGAACTGGAGCGCCAGCGGGCGGAACGCGAGCGGAAAGGCGCTTCCGCCGGCTATTCCGGGCGGTGCCGGTTGCTGTCGCCGCAAGAAGTCGAGGCGTTCCGCGCCGAAGGGCGCAGGCCGTCGATCCGGTTCCGCGTGCCGGAGGGGCGGATCGTCGCGTTTGAAGACCGGATTCGCGGCCGCGTCGAATTTTCGTCCGACGACATCGGAGACTTCGTCATCGTGCGCGCCGACGGCATGCCCACGTACAATTTCGCCGTCGTGCTCGACGATCATTTGATGGGCATCACGCACGTCATCCGCGGAGAGGAGCATTTGTCGAACACGCCGAGACAGCTGCTTCTGTACGAGGCGTTCGGATGGACGCCGCCGGAGTTCGCCCACTTGCCGCTCATTCTGAACCCCGACCGTAAAAAAATGAGCAAGCGCGACGAATCGGTCGTCCAATTCGTCGAGCAGTACCGCGAACTCGGCTATTTGCCCGAGGCGCTGCTGAATTTTATCGCTTTGCTCGGGTGGTCGCCGAAAGACACGCAGGAGCTGCTGTCGCGCGAGGAGCTGACGGAACGGTTCGGCCTGGAAGGCGTCCAGAAGAGCCCGGCGGTGTTCGATACGGACAAGCTGAATTGGATGAACGGGCATTACATCCGGAGTGCGGACGCGGAGCGTTTGACCGAGATGGCGATGGAGCAGCTCCGCAAAGCGGGGCGGATGCCGGCAGATCCGTCTCCCGGGCAACGGGAATGGGTCGCAGGTCTCGTCGCGCTTTATCGCGACCAGTTGCGTTATATGGCGGAGATCGTGCCGCTTTCGGACATCTTTTTCGCCGATCGCGTGGAGCGTTTCGACGACGAGGCGGTTCAAGCGCTCGCCGAGCCGAGCGCTCGGACCGCGCTGGGAGCGTTTCGCGACGTCGTGGTGCAGACGCCGGCGGCGCCAGGCTGGACGGAGGACGCCGTCAAGGCGATGTTCCGCGAAGCGCAGCGGCTGAGCGGGTTGAAGGGCAGGATGCTCTATATGCCGGTTCGTGCGGCATTGACGGGCTCGGCGCACGGACCAGACCTCGCCGGTGTCGTGCGGCTGCTCGGGCGAGACACCGTCTTGAGCCGTCTCGGCGATGCATTGGCCCGGTTGCCGTAA
- a CDS encoding transcription termination/antitermination protein NusG, with translation MEKRWYVIHTYAGYENKVKANLEKRIESLNMQDKIFRILVPTEEEVVVKDGRKKTVTRKIYPGYVLVEMIQTDEAWHLVRNTPGVTGFVGPGGSGSKPVPLQPEEADQILRQMGIEEPKPKIDFELKETVRVKTGPFANFIGTVEEIIPEKSKLRVHVNMFGRETPLELDVTQVEKL, from the coding sequence ATGGAAAAAAGATGGTACGTCATCCACACATACGCCGGCTACGAGAACAAAGTCAAGGCGAACTTGGAGAAACGGATCGAATCGTTGAACATGCAGGACAAGATCTTCCGCATTCTCGTGCCGACGGAAGAGGAAGTGGTCGTCAAAGACGGCCGCAAAAAGACGGTGACGCGCAAAATTTATCCCGGTTACGTCCTCGTCGAAATGATCCAGACGGACGAGGCGTGGCACCTTGTGCGCAATACGCCGGGCGTGACCGGTTTTGTCGGTCCCGGCGGGTCGGGCTCGAAGCCGGTTCCGCTGCAGCCGGAAGAGGCGGATCAAATTTTGCGCCAAATGGGCATTGAAGAACCGAAGCCGAAGATCGATTTCGAGTTGAAAGAAACGGTTCGCGTGAAGACCGGACCGTTCGCCAACTTCATCGGTACCGTCGAAGAGATTATCCCCGAAAAAAGCAAGTTGAGAGTCCATGTGAACATGTTCGGGCGCGAAACGCCGCTCGAACTCGACGTTACCCAAGTGGAAAAACTATAG
- a CDS encoding 50S ribosomal protein L7/L12 codes for MTKEQIIEAIKQMSVLELNDLVKAIEQEFGVTAAAPVAVVAGPGAAAAPEAAEQTEFDVILVEAGASKINVIKVVREITGLGLKEAKDLVDGAPKPVKEKVSKADAEAIKAKLEEAGAKVELK; via the coding sequence ATGACCAAGGAACAAATCATCGAAGCGATCAAGCAGATGAGCGTTCTTGAACTGAACGATCTTGTCAAGGCGATCGAACAGGAATTCGGCGTGACCGCGGCGGCTCCCGTTGCGGTCGTCGCCGGTCCGGGGGCGGCTGCCGCTCCCGAAGCCGCGGAGCAGACCGAATTCGACGTCATTCTCGTCGAGGCGGGCGCCTCGAAGATCAACGTCATCAAGGTCGTTCGCGAAATTACCGGCCTCGGCCTCAAGGAAGCGAAAGACCTGGTCGACGGTGCGCCGAAACCGGTCAAAGAAAAAGTCTCGAAGGCCGACGCCGAGGCGATCAAGGCGAAGCTGGAGGAAGCCGGAGCGAAAGTCGAGCTGAAATGA
- a CDS encoding cysteine--tRNA ligase yields the protein MEPSGQIRIYNTLSGEKETFKPLEAGRIRMYVCGPTVYDYIHIGNARPLVFFDVVRRYFEWSGYEVRYVVNFTDVDDKLIRRAAETGMTVPEVADMYIRAYFEDADALGVRRATVHPRVTETIPDIIAFIDALVKSGHAYESGGDVFFRVSSFPDYGKLSKQKIESLQAGARVEIDERKENPHDFVLWKAAKPGEICWPSPWGEGRPGWHIECSAMIRKYLGETIDIHGGGFDLPFPHHECEIAQSESLTGRPLANYWMHNGYLNVNHEKMSKSLGNVVNVRDLLKTTSRQAIRFVILSTHYRNPLNYHGEALRQAENGLQRIANCLIGLRHRLSVVLDGEPDAEIEAELQAIRERFRAQMNDDFNTPEAITALFDLTSLANRVLARPVATKATLERLLAQFREFDEVLGLLPDESDVAPLLDEEVERLIRERAEARRRKDWATADAIRNLLTERGIVLEDTPQGVRWKRK from the coding sequence ATGGAGCCGTCCGGACAAATCCGCATTTATAACACGCTGTCCGGCGAAAAGGAAACGTTCAAGCCGCTGGAAGCGGGCCGAATCCGCATGTACGTCTGCGGCCCGACCGTTTACGACTACATTCATATCGGCAACGCCAGGCCGCTCGTTTTTTTCGACGTCGTGCGGCGGTATTTCGAATGGTCGGGTTATGAGGTGCGCTACGTCGTCAATTTTACGGACGTCGACGACAAGCTGATCCGCCGCGCCGCGGAAACGGGAATGACCGTGCCCGAAGTCGCCGACATGTACATCCGGGCGTATTTCGAAGATGCCGATGCGCTGGGCGTTAGGCGCGCGACCGTTCACCCGAGGGTGACGGAGACGATCCCGGACATCATCGCGTTCATCGACGCCCTGGTCAAGTCGGGGCACGCGTACGAGTCGGGCGGAGACGTCTTTTTCCGAGTATCTTCTTTTCCCGATTATGGAAAGCTGTCGAAACAGAAGATCGAATCGCTTCAGGCCGGCGCGAGGGTGGAAATCGACGAGCGCAAGGAAAATCCGCACGATTTCGTGCTCTGGAAAGCGGCCAAGCCGGGCGAGATTTGCTGGCCGAGCCCGTGGGGGGAAGGCCGGCCGGGATGGCACATCGAATGTTCGGCGATGATCCGCAAATATTTGGGCGAAACGATCGACATTCACGGCGGCGGCTTCGACCTGCCGTTTCCGCACCATGAATGCGAGATCGCGCAGTCCGAGTCGCTGACCGGTCGCCCGTTGGCGAACTATTGGATGCATAACGGCTATTTGAACGTCAACCACGAAAAAATGTCCAAATCGCTGGGCAACGTCGTCAACGTCCGCGATTTGCTGAAAACGACGAGCCGGCAGGCGATCCGGTTCGTGATCCTGTCGACGCATTACCGCAATCCGCTCAATTATCACGGCGAGGCGCTCCGCCAAGCGGAGAACGGCCTGCAGCGGATCGCCAACTGTCTGATCGGCCTTCGCCATCGTCTGTCGGTCGTGCTGGACGGCGAACCGGATGCGGAGATCGAAGCGGAGCTTCAGGCGATTCGCGAGCGGTTTCGCGCGCAAATGAACGACGATTTCAACACTCCCGAGGCGATTACTGCACTGTTCGACCTGACGTCGCTCGCCAACCGCGTGTTGGCGCGCCCGGTCGCGACGAAGGCGACGCTGGAGCGGTTGTTGGCGCAGTTCCGCGAATTCGACGAAGTGCTCGGCCTGTTGCCCGATGAGTCCGACGTCGCGCCGCTTCTCGACGAGGAGGTGGAGCGGCTCATCCGCGAACGCGCCGAAGCGCGTAGGCGTAAGGACTGGGCGACGGCGGACGCGATCCGCAACCTTTTGACCGAACGCGGGATCGTGCTGGAAGACACGCCGCAGGGCGTGCGGTGGAAGCGGAAATGA